The Fragaria vesca subsp. vesca linkage group LG2, FraVesHawaii_1.0, whole genome shotgun sequence genome includes a window with the following:
- the LOC101297323 gene encoding peroxidase 3-like, translating to MKANNISLILLVCILVCINLGGCLGGSLRKNFYKKTCPRAEQIVKDATWNHVSANPNLPAKLLRMHFHDCFVRGCDASVLLSSTANNTAERDSFPNLSLKGFDVIDDIKEQLEKACPGVVSCADILALATRDSVSFQFKKSQWDVLTGRRDGNVSIANEVSGNLPSPFFNFAQLKQSFANKGLTVQDLVVLSGAHSIGVGHCNLFSKRLYNFTGKGDQDPSMDSTYAALLKTQCQGPGDRTTTVELDPGSFQNFDNSFYTILKQKKGLFQSDAALLTNKVSSNAVQKLLKGNDFFTEFGQSMKRMGAIGVLTGTSGQIRTQCGFVNSN from the exons ATGAAAGCTAATAACATCAGTCTGATCTTATTGGTCTGTATACTTGTTTGCATTAATCTAGGGGGTTGCTTAGGTGGTAGCCTGAGGAAAAATTTCTACAAGAAAACATGTCCTCGAGCAGAGCAGATTGTCAAGGACGCCACTTGGAACCACGTCTCCGCCAATCCCAACTTGCCAGCAAAGTTACTGAGGATGCATTTCCATGACTGTTTTGTTAGG GGATGTGACGCCTCGGTTTTGTTGAGCTCAACAGCAAATAACACTGCAGAGAGGGATTCGTTTCCAAACTTGTCTTTGAAGGGTTTTGATGTTATTGATGATATAAAAGAACAGTTGGAGAAGGCATGCCCAGGAGTTGTATCTTGTGCTGATATCCTCGCGTTGGCGACTAGGGATTCTGTGTCATTCCAA TTCAAGAAATCACAATGGGATGTTCTTACTGGTAGACGAGATGGCAATGTGTCGATAGCAAATGAGGTCTCAGGCAACCTTCCAAGTCCTTTCTTCAACTTCGCCCAACTCAAACAAAGTTTTGCAAATAAAGGTCTCACTGTGCAAGATCTTGTGGTACTGTCAG GTGCACACAGCATTGGCGTTGGGCATTGCAATTTATTCAGCAAACGGCTCTACAACTTCACCGGAAAAGGAGATCAAGACCCGTCTATGGACTCCACATACGCTGCCTTGTTGAAGACTCAATGCCAAGGCCCTGGTGACAGAACCACAACTGTAGAATTAGACCCTGGAAGCTTCCAGAACTTTGACAATAGTTTCTACACAATCCTTAAGCAGAAGAAGGGTCTCTTCCAATCCGACGCTGCGCTTCTCACAAACAAAGTGTCAAGCAATGCAGTCCAGAAATTGCTCAAGGGAAATGATTTCTTCACGGAGTTTGGTCAGTCTATGAAGAGGATGGGAGCAATTGGAGTCCTTACAGGCACATCTGGGCAGATTAGGACGCAGTGTGGGTTTGTAAATTCCAACTAA
- the LOC101299345 gene encoding prolyl-tRNA synthetase associated domain-containing protein 1-like, with the protein MGLSKEQLLARLKELEIDFSQYDHPVVLTVEAQAKYVGHLGGGLSKNLFLKDKKSRFYIVSALADTKVDLKVLSVRLGLGKGGLRMAPEEALGEILQVPPGSVTPLSLVNESARNVSLLLDHRFKSQKFCFFHPLSNDMSISLTTNGLDKFLKSIERDPSYVDLEANPSVGKDQPPDLASLVPSSSVVLPDPPETAASSKVPTENKVSASNKSTKSAASTSKPSVSATKSQDKPANITDVGKLVDDLLESTSSLLLKEITEKNFKEHGEGLGEELSKKIKSQLAAELHNTVMIFKNTAYTEGFHAGMHCRPKRSY; encoded by the exons ATGGGTCTTTCCAAGGAACAGCTTCTTGCTCGCTTAAAG GAGCTTGAGATTGATTTTTCCCAGTATGATCATCCTGTTGTTTTGACAGTTGAGGCTCAG GCAAAATATGTTGGACATCTGGGAGGTGGACTCAGTAAGAATTTATTCTTGAAG GATAAGAAGAGTAGGTTCTATATTGTTTCCGCTTTGGCAGATACTAAAGTAGATCTGAAAG TTCTATCTGTGAGGCTTGGTTTGGGAAAAGGTGGTTTGAGAATGGCTCCTGAAGAAGCACTGGGAGAGATACTTCAG GTCCCACCGGGTTCTGTTACTCCTTTATCACTGGTGAACGAATCTGCGCG CAATGTCTCTCTGCTGTTGGATCATAGATTTAAAAGTCAGAAGTTTTGCTTCTTCCACCCGTTATCGAATGACATGTCAATCT CATTAACTACCAATGGTCTTGACAAGTTTCTCAAGTCAATTGAGAGAGACCCTTCATATGTTGACTTGGAG GCTAACCCATCAGTTGGGAAGGACCAACCTCCTGATCTTGCATCTCTGGTGCCATCGAGTTCTGTAGTATTGCCAGATCCCCCAGAGACAGCAGCTTCCTCAAAAGTTCCTACAGAAAACAAAGTTTCTGCGAGCAACAAGTCGACAAAAAGTGCAG CAAGCACTTCTAAGCCATCCGTCAGTGCTACAAAATCCCAGGATAAACCAGCCAACATAACAGATGTTGGGAAACTAGTTGATGATTTACTTGAGTCAACATCTTCTCTATTGCTGAAAGAG ATTACGGAGAAGAACTTTAAGGAACATGGAGAAGGACTTGGAGAAGAGTTATCGAAGAAAATTAAAAGTCAACTAGCTGCAGAATTGCACAACACAGTT ATGATATTCAAAAATACTGCATACACGGAAGGATTCCATGCTGGGATGCACTGTCGTCCAAAGCGTTCTTACTGA